One window of Phycodurus eques isolate BA_2022a chromosome 8, UOR_Pequ_1.1, whole genome shotgun sequence genomic DNA carries:
- the uts2d gene encoding urotensin 2 domain containing: protein MDKVRVVNYILGLLGLLLLQGVIDVQGRNLFNTGNHVLNPKDDIDIQSKILSLLLHKSLVPVEKNDSPGLELVDKLADLEELEALRDDLELEKEIAVNLVDKPITRKRGEPCFWKYCV from the exons ATGGATAAGGTCAGAGTTGTCAACTACATCTTGGGACTCCTGGGTTTGTTACTACTGCAGGGTGTGATAGATGTGCAAGGAAGGAACTTATTTAACACAG GTAACcatgttttgaatcccaaagatgaCATAGATATCCAGAGCAAAATTCTATCACTGCTTCTGCACAAAAGCTTAGTTCCTGTTGAAAAGAATGACAGCCCAG GTCTTGAACTGGTTGATAAATTAGCTGATTTAGAAGAG TTGGAGGCACTGAGGGATGATCTGGAACTGGAGAAGGAAATCGCAGTCAATTTAGTAGACAAACCGATTACGAGGAAGAGGGGAGAAC CTTGTTTCTGGAAGTACTGTGTGTGA